In Vigna unguiculata cultivar IT97K-499-35 chromosome 3, ASM411807v1, whole genome shotgun sequence, a single genomic region encodes these proteins:
- the LOC114177826 gene encoding uncharacterized protein LOC114177826 — MDCNKEEALRAKDIAEKKMENRDFAGARKIALKAQQLYPDLENIAQMLVVCDVHCCAEKKLYGSEIDWYEILQVEQTAVDALIKKQYRKFALQLHPDKNKFAGAEAAFKLIGEAQRVLLDREKRNVFDMKRRVPMNKPATSHYNTTAWRNAKSNFTSSTSQQQQQQNGARATFWTVCPFCSVKYQYYKEILDKSLRCQHCKRPFVAYEVGKRGTPSPATNSTQQASDPQKGGLNHGAFKVGAESQSNSHAEKSNIRSSPATNSTQQRGGLNHGAFKVGVGSQSNSHAEKSNIGSSVKMAPASVSRKRKRKQVAESSESSDPLIHSDSEEDRVAGKDGYSSVENNSTTREGHLRRSTRKRHQVSYKEHLNNIDDGFSERCGDGDGHGEKSKMNDHNGLAAAHKEVNQKQHAAAHKEVNQKQHATAPKEVNAAAHKEVNQKKHLYSGRNEETNTFKGKDKGKDVVGGAKQVDETSEHPPGSTSKVSNQPNVYAFPDAEFSDFEKDKRKECFAAGQIWAVYDTAEGMPRFYALIRKVLSPGFKLQLTWFEPHPGWKDEINWVNEELPVSCGKYKLGDTDVTEDHLMFSHLVLCEKISRTSFKVYPRKGETWALFKNWDINWYIDAKSHQPYEYEFVEILTDYVEDEGVYVVFLTKLKGFVSIFLQNIKESKSSFQIPPLELFRFSHRVPSFKMTGVERAGVPSGSYELDPGALPEHFAEMVGHGSSVCENTGTSDRSESLMSEGGRSTPDVNGNTDCCAPLAPETIEIPDTHFFNFDAGRSLEKFQIGQIWAFYSDEDGLPKYYGRINKIVTSPDLELHVSWLTCYRLPENATEWEDKDMGVLISCGRYKVKKTDEFLSIFSTTSSVSHQVHAESVGKSTRYAIFPRKGEVWALYRKWTNKMKSSELKNWEYDIVEVIEETGLFINVLVLEFVSGFSSVFKGKSNEGSSVKLRIPRKELLRFSHQIPAFKLTEEHGHLRDFWELDPGALPTHYYGSR; from the coding sequence ATGGACTGCAATAAAGAAGAGGCCTTAAGGGCCAAGGATATTGCTGAAAAGAAGATGGAAAACAGGGATTTTGCGGGGGCTCGTAAAATTGCTCTTAAGGCTCAGCAGCTGTACCCCGATCTGGAAAATATTGCTCAAATGCTTGTTGTTTGTGATGTGCACTGCTGTGCTGAGAAGAAATTGTATGGTAGTGAAATAGATTGGTATGAAATTCTTCAGGTTGAACAGACAGCTGTTGATGCACTAATTAAGAAGCAATATAGAAAGTTCGCCCTCCAACTCCATCCTGACAAAAACAAGTTTGCTGGTGCTGAAGCTGCATTTAAGCTGATTGGGGAAGCTCAAAGAGTACTTCTGGACCGTGAAAAACGTAATGTTTTTGACATGAAGCGTAGAGTTCCGATGAACAAACCTGCTACATCACATTATAATACTACTGCGTGGAGGAATGCTAAGTCCAACTTTACAAGCTCAACTTctcagcagcagcagcagcaaaaTGGTGCACGAGCTACATTTTGGACAGTCTGCCCATTTTGTTCTGTTAAGTATCAATATTACAAAGAAATTTTAGATAAATCTCTTCGCTGCCAACATTGTAAAAGGCCCTTTGTTGCATATGAAGTGGGAAAACGAGGTACACCATCTCCAGCAACTAATTCAACTCAGCAAGCTTCTGACCCGCAGAAAGGTGGTTTGAATCATGGTGCTTTCAAAGTAGGTGCTGAATCTCAAAGCAATTCACATGCTGAGAAGTCCAATATAAGGTCATCCCCGGCAACTAATTCAACCCAACAGAGAGGCGGTTTGAATCATGGTGCTTTTAAGGTAGGTGTTGGATCTCAAAGCAATTCACATGCTGAGAAGTCCAATATAGGGTCATCTGTTAAAATGGCACCTGCTAGTGTTTCTCgaaagagaaaaaggaagcAGGTGGCAGAATCCAGTGAAAGTTCTGATCCTTTGATCCACAGTGATTCTGAAGAAGATAGAGTTGCTGGAAAGGATGGTTATTCCAGTGTAGAAAACAATTCAACTACTAGAGAAGGGCATCTACGGAGATCTACCCGGAAAAGGCATCAGGTCTCCTACAAGGAGCATTTGAACAACATTGATGATGGTTTCTCTGAAAGATGCGGTGATGGTGACGGTCATGGTGagaaaagtaaaatgaatgACCATAATGGTTTAGCTGCTGCGCACAAAGAAGTAAATCAGAAACAGCATGCTGCTGCTCACAAAGAAGTAAATCAGAAACAGCATGCTACTGCTCCCAAAGAAGTAAATGCTGCTGCTCACAAAGAAGTAAATCAGAAAAAGCACCTGTATTCGGGAAGAAATGAGGAAACTAACACATTTAAGGGAAAAGATAAAGGAAAAGATGTGGTGGGAGGGGCAAAGCAGGTGGATGAAACCTCAGAGCATCCTCCAGGTTCAACCTCCAAAGTATCAAATCAACCAAATGTTTATGCCTTCCCTGATGCAGAGTTCAGTGATTTTGAGAAGGACAAGAGAAAAGAATGTTTTGCTGCTGGGCAGATTTGGGCTGTTTATGACACAGCAGAAGGTATGCCTAGGTTCTATGCTTTAATCAGGAAAGTTCTATCTCCTGGATTCAAACTGCAGTTAACATGGTTCGAACCACATCCGGGCTGGAAGGATGAAATCAACTGGGTGAACGAGGAATTGCCTGTTTCTTGTGGGAAATATAAACTTGGCGACACTGACGTCACGGAAGATCATCTGATGTTTTCTCATCTGGTTTTGTGTGAAAAAATTAGCCGTACTTCTTTTAAAGTGTATCCTAGAAAGGGAGAAACTTGGGCCCTTTTTAAAAATTGGGATATTAATTGGTACATAGATGCGAAATCTCACCAGCCGTATGAATATGAGTTTGTTGAAATCTTGACAGATTATGTTGAAGATGAGGGTGTATATGTTGTTTTCTTGACTAAGTTGAAAGGTTTTGTAAGTATCTTCCTTCAAAATATAAAGGAATCTAAAAGttcatttcaaattccaccACTGGAGTTATTTAGATTCTCTCACAGGGTTCCATCTTTCAAAATGACCGGTGTGGAAAGGGCTGGTGTACCCTCAGGATCTTATGAACTTGATCCCGGAGCTTTACCAGAACATTTTGCAGAGATGGTTGGTCATGGCTCATCTGTCTGTGAGAATACAGGCACTTCGGATAGATCAGAATCCCTGATGTCTGAGGGAGGTAGGTCCACTCCCGATGTTAATGGCAACACTGATTGTTGTGCTCCTCTGGCACCAGAAACAATTGAAATTCCAGATAcccatttctttaattttgacgCTGGGAGATCCCTTGAGAAGTTTCAGATTGGTCAAATTTGGGCATTTTACAGTGACGAGGATGGATTGCCTAAATATTACGGTCGTATTAATAAGATTGTGACTAGTCCTGATCTTGAATTGCACGTTTCCTGGCTTACTTGCTACCGGCTACCAGAGAATGCCACTGAATGGGAGGACAAAGATATGGGTGTGCTTATTTCATGCGGTCgatataaagttaagaaaacAGATGAGTTTCTCAGTATTTTTAGTACCACCTCTTCCGTTTCACATCAAGTGCATGCTGAATCTGTTGGAAAGAGTACAAGATATGCGATCTTTCCGAGGAAAGGTGAAGTTTGGGCGTTATATAGAAAATGGACAAATAAAATGAAGTCTTCTGAGTTGAAAAATTGGGAGTATGACATAGTGGAAGTCATCGAAGAAACTGGTTTGTTCATTAATGTTTTAGTTCTGGAGTTTGTTAGTGGGTTTAGTTCCGTTTTCAAGGGCAAATCAAATGAAGGATCATCTGTCAAGCTGAGAATACCAAGAAAAGAGTTGCTTAGGTTCTCCCACCAAATCCCAGCTTTCAAACTGACAGAAGAGCATGGCCATCTGAGAGATTT
- the LOC114177342 gene encoding pentatricopeptide repeat-containing protein At2g36980, mitochondrial — MNGMRFYLFRTTSKIVELARSGKIGRARKLFDEIPHKDLVAWNAMLTAYSNLGLYQQSLSLFGSMRVSHLKLDNFTFSAALNACAGASHLRFGATLHALVIVSGYLSCLPVANSLIDMYGKCLRPDDARKVHDEMSDSNEVTLCSLLFAYANSYQFGTATELFHSMPERVVIAWNIMIAGHARCGEVEACLHLFKEMCGSLCQPDQWTFSALVNACAESMEMLYGCMVHGFVIKSGWSSAMEVKNSILSFYAKLECHDDAIRVFNSFGCFNQVSWNAIIDAHMKSGDTHNAFLAFQQAPEKNIVSWTSMIAGYTRNGNGELALSMFLDMTQNSVQLDDLVAGAVLHACASLAILVHGRMIHGCIIRHGLDKYLYVGNSLVNMYAKCGDIEGSRLSFHALLEKDLVSWNSMLFAFGLHGKANEAIGLYREMVASGVKPDEVTFTGLLMTCSHLGLINEGFELFQSMSLEFGLSHGMDHVACMLDMLGRGGYVAEARSLAKKYSKSSKSRSNSWEVLLGACYAHGDLGTGSRVGEYLKNLEPEKEIGYVLLSNLYSASGQWKNAEIVRKAMVDQGVKKVVGSSWIEIRNEMTSFVSGNNAYPFMAEISKVLHFLQLEMRHAS, encoded by the coding sequence ATGAATGGCATGCGCTTTTATTTGTTCCGCACAACATCCAAGATTGTAGAACTTGCTCGTTCGGGTAAAATCGGCCGTGCTCGCAAACTGTTCGATGAAATACCTCACAAAGACTTGGTTGCATGGAATGCCATGCTAACCGCCTATTCCAACTTAGGACTTTACCAGCAGAGTCTTAGTCTCTTCGGTAGCATGAGAGTCTCCCATTTGAAACTCGACAACTTCACCTTCTCTGCAGCCTTAAACGCATGCGCTGGTGCATCCCATCTTCGTTTTGGAGCAACACTACATGCTTTGGTAATTGTATCAGGCTACCTGTCTTGTCTTCCTGTGGCTAACTCGCTCATTGACATGTATGGCAAGTGTCTGCGTCCTGATGATGCAAGAAAAGTGCATGATGAGATGAGTGATAGTAATGAAGTGACATTGTGTTCACTTCTGTTTGCTTATGCCAACTCTTATCAGTTTGGCACGGCTACTGAACTGTTTCACAGCATGCCTGAAAGGGTTGTGATTGCTTGGAATATAATGATTGCGGGTCATGCTCGTTGCGGTGAAGTTGAAGCGTGCTTGCATTTGTTTAAAGAGATGTGTGGGAGTTTGTGTCAGCCAGATCAGTGGACTTTCAGTGCTCTCGTGAACGCTTGTGCTGAGTCAATGGAGATGTTATACGGATGCATGGTGCATGGTTTTGTGATAAAATCTGGTTGGAGCTCTGCCATGGAGGTAAAGAACTCGATTTTAAGCTTTTATGCCAAATTAGAATGTCATGATGATGCCATTAGGGTGTTTAACTCCTTTGGATGTTTTAATCAAGTGTCTTGGAATGCCATCATTGACGCTCATATGAAATCAGGGGATACCCATAACGCTTTTCTTGCTTTCCAGCAAGCTCCTGAGAAAAATATTGTTTCTTGGACTTCTATGATTGCAGGGTATACGAGAAATGGGAATGGAGAGCTAGctttaagtatgtttttagacATGACACAAAACTCTGTCCAGCTTGATGATCTAGTAGCTGGAGCAGTCCTTCATGCCTGTGCCAGCTTAGCGATACTGGTTCATGGAAGAATGATCCATGGCTGCATCATTCGTCATGGTTTAGACAAGTATTTATATGTTGGGAATAGCTTGGTTAATATGTATGCAAAATGTGGGGACATAGAAGGTTCACGGCTTTCATTTCACGCCCTTCTTGAGAAGGACTTGGTTTCTTGGAATTCAATGTTATTTGCATTTGGACTGCATGGGAAGGCCAATGAGGCTATAGGTTTGTACAGAGAAATGGTGGCATCTGGTGTGAAACCTGATGAAGTAACTTTCACAGGGCTGTTAATGACTTGCAGCCATTTGGGGCTTATAAACGAGGGTTTTGAGTTGTTTCAATCCATGAGTTTGGAATTTGGACTTTCCCATGGAATGGACCATGTGGCATGCATGTTGGATATGCTTGGTCGCGGTGGATACGTGGCAGAAGCAAGAAGTTTAGCTAAGAAGTATTCAAAGAGCAGCAAAAGTAGGAGCaattcatgggaggttctactAGGAGCATGTTATGCACATGGAGATTTAGGAACCGGAAGCCGAGTGGGAGAATATCTAAAGAACTTGGAGCCTGAAAAGGAGATTGGTTATGTGTTGTTGTCAAATTTGTATAGTGCAAGTGGGCAGTGGAAGAATGCAGAGATAGTTCGGAAGGCAATGGTTGATCAGGGGGTAAAGAAAGTGGTTGGTAGTAGTTGGATTGAGATAAGAAACGAAATGACCTCTTTCGTATCTGGAAACAATGCGTATCCTTTCATGGCTGAGATATCTAAGGTACTTCACTTTCTTCAATTGGAAATGAGACATGCATCATGA